One genomic segment of Panicum virgatum strain AP13 chromosome 2N, P.virgatum_v5, whole genome shotgun sequence includes these proteins:
- the LOC120659819 gene encoding putative metallophosphoesterase At3g03305, whose amino-acid sequence MASPQRAATILPPLLLLLSVCARGGGDLRRVVEVPGEPGSVVWAVQLSDLHLSAFHPERAADFRRHVGDALAMVNPALVLITGDLTDAKSKDLLLSRQEESEWIEYAGVMDDVANRSGLNKEIFYDLRGNHDSYGVPEVGGMFDFYKKHSINARLGRTGAVQSITLQNNGRKHLFVGFDSAMGAGLRSPTNIFGQPTDQLLSDLDAALSQWDNQSSSSPITKIAFGHFPISFSASTTSGRNIRDVFLKHSLSTYLCGHLHTNFGRNLKRHHTSEQHQFSSKQYFQFDVHEVMSTAVSNGNCSARTESVAEFWEWEMGDWRSARSMRILAIDSGHVSYADMDFRFGSRDVIIVPTFPVDSRFMQRSSDPFDFICQETSTTHLGTVRALVFSRYKIESVTVKVYESHYGSFHSVLEQEMERTSGKGARGAMYTFTWNWRDFLDDSPDRYWHQIEAVDMSGEVYLSELRPFSVNGLSAKVSWTWKEFRVMGCQWNQLYYPIMWTTLTFLFSLVLVPRTSLTFFKNQLMLKFLRPKMTRSSGGFSPVNFEFFAAELSKMYIIWSGMLLYLLYLVFFAWFSGYAVMENHNKMYLHYKGWSTKYLANTSKRPYIGFPDVMVIVLPHLLFVVLPAFLVIAAIAAVRVLCLGHDISQMAKKDDDHHKKTWYTNYVGVLHWFRKILILLCLPIVWKHWKHCRGIVRAYEVNPFMDAPVYCFGVPALLWLSIFRSSSVGVYQN is encoded by the exons ATGGCCTCGCCGCAGCGGGCGGCGACCATCCtgcccccgctgctgctgctgctctccgtctgcgcgcgcggcggcggggacctcCGGCGGGTTGTGGAGGTCCCGGGCGAACCGGGGTCGGTGGTGTGGGCGGTGCAGCTGTCGGACCTCCACCTCAGCGCCTTCCACCCGGAGCGCGCCGCCGACTTCCGCCGCCACGTGGGCGACGCGCTCGCCATGGTGAACCCCGCGCTCGTCCTCATCACCGGCGATCTCACCG ATGCAAAAAGCAAGGATTTGTTGTTGTCAAGGCAAGAGGAGTCTGAATGGATTGAGTATGCAGGAGTTATGGATGATGTTGCTAATAGGAGTGGGCTGAACAAGGAAATATTTTATGATTTACGAGGTAATCATGATTCATATGGTGTTCCTGAGGTTGGTGGCATGTTTGATTTCTACAAAAAGCACAGCATTAATGCAAGATTAGGACGGACAGGTGCTGTCCAAAGTATAACATTACAG AATAATGGCAGGAAGCATTTATTTGTTGGATttgacagtgcaatgggtgctGGTCTCCGAAGCCCAACAAATATATTTGGGCAACCTACAGATCAGTTACTTTCTGATTTGGATGCAGCACTTTCACAGTGGGATAATCAATCTTCAAGTTCCCCGATAACAAAGATCGCCTTTGGACATTTCCCTATATCCTTTTCTGCATCAACAACTTCAGGAAGAAATATTAGAGATGTTTTTCTGAAGCATTCACTCTCCACTTACTTGTGTGGGCATCTTCATACAAATTTTGGAAGAAACTTGAAGCGCCATCATACTTCTGAGCAGCATCAATTTTCTTCTAAACAGTATTTTCAATTTGATGTCCATGAAGTTATGTCAACAGCTGTCAGTAATGGTAATTGTTCTGCAAGGACAGAGTCTGTAGCAGAATTCTGGGAGTGGGAGATGGGTGATTGGAGAAGCGCCAGGAGCATGAGGATTCTAGCCATTGATTCTGGCCATGTCTCATATGCTGACATGGATTTCAGATTTGGTTCTAGAGATGTGATCATAGTACCCACCTTTCCAGTGGATTCACGGTTTATGCAGAGATCTTCAGATCCTTTTGATTTTATTTGCCAAGAGACTAGCACCACGCATTTAGGGACTGTGAGAGCCCTTGTCTTTTCAAGATACAAGATTGAATCTGTAACTGTAAAAGTATATGAATCAcattatggaagttttcattCGGTACTAGAGCAAGAAATGGAAAGAACTAGTGGAAAGGGAGCTAGAGGAGCTATGTATACGTTCACATGGAACTGGAGAGATTTTTTAGATGATTCACCAGATCGGTACTGGCACCAGATAGAAGCAGTGGACATGAGTGGGGAGGTTTACCTCAGCGAACTGAGGCCATTTTCAGTTAATGGTctaagtgcaaaagttagttgGACATGGAAGGAATTTAGAGTAATGGGTTGCCAATGGAATCAACTGTACTACCCAATTATGTGGACTACCCTTACATTTCTCTTTTCATTGGTTCTAGTTCCTCGCACTTCACTCACATTCTTTAAGAATCAATTAATGTTAAAATTCCTTAGACCAAAGATGACCAGAAGTTCAGGAGGCTTTTCTCCAGTTAATTTTGAGTTTTTTGCAGCTGAGCTTTCCAAGATGTATATCATTTGGTCTGGAATGTTGTTGTATTTGCTATATTTGGTCTTCTTCGCATGGTTTAGTGGCTATGCTGTTATGGAGAATCACAATAAGATGTATTTGCATTACAAAGGCTGGAGCACTAAGTATCTTGCGAACACCAGTAAAAGGCCATATATTGGATTCCCTGACGTGATGGTTATTGTTCTTCCTCATCTTCTGTTTGTGGTTTTGCCAGCCTTTCTTGTTATAGCAGCTATAGCAGCAGTAAGAGTTTTGTGTCTAGGTCATGATATCTCCCAGATGGCAAAGAAGGATGATGATCACCATAAAAAGACATGGTACACAAATTATGTTGGTGTGCTTCATTGGTTTAGAAAGATTCTAATACTTCTATGCCTACCAATTGTCTGGAAGCATTGgaag CATTGCAGAGGTATCGTCAGGGCATATGAGGTTAATCCATTCATGGATGCACCCGTCTACTGCTTTGGTGTTCCAGCACTTCTGTGGTTGTCCATATTCAGGAGTTCATCTGTAGGAGTTTATCAAAATTGA